The following proteins come from a genomic window of Lolium rigidum isolate FL_2022 chromosome 5, APGP_CSIRO_Lrig_0.1, whole genome shotgun sequence:
- the LOC124658004 gene encoding uncharacterized protein LOC124658004 encodes MLVRQLARESRWKRCPSCKMYVERIDGCNQMTCRCRFRFCYRCGRPSYMGQVGAAGLEPCRCNDAGLAFAMAHLHQAHPNLVDQAMQLPPVDPLDPPPAPEVVLDQQAVWDEDELVEYNWD; translated from the exons ATGCTCGTGAGGCAGCTCGCGCGCGAGAGCCGGTGGAAGCGGTGCCCGAGCTGCAAGATGTACGTCGAGAGGATCGACGGATGCAACCAGATGACATGCAG GTGCCGCTTCAGGTTCTGCTACCGGTGCGGGAGGCCCAGCTACATGGGTCAGGTGGGAGCAGCAGGGCTGGAGCCATGCCGGTGCAACGACGCCGGGCTCGCCTTCGCCATGGCGCATCTCCACCAGGCTCACCCCAACCTTGTCGACCAAGCCATGCAGCTGCCGCCCGTGGACCCCCTGGACCCGCCCCCGGCGCCGGAGGTCGTCCTAGACCAGCAGGCCGTGTGGGACGAGGATGAGTTAGTGGAGTACAACTGGGATTAG